In the Oryza glaberrima chromosome 6, OglaRS2, whole genome shotgun sequence genome, one interval contains:
- the LOC127777515 gene encoding rhamnogalacturonan I rhamnosyltransferase 1-like — protein MGWKAAMVGGKLAGVGGEKLRCAAAPAAAARSRMKLWMVRATTTVLLWTCVVQLTAVGDTWGPRVLKGWPSCITSPDDDAASATLAAARPEPVVDKAVLPPKRIYRNNGYLMVSCNGGLNQMRAAICDMVVIARYLNVTLVVPELDKTSFWNDPSEFQDIFDVEHFITSLRDEVRILRELPPRVKRRVEHGMYHSMPPISWSDISYYHNQILPLIRKYKVLHLNRTDARLANNGLPMEIQKLRCRVNYASLRFTSQIEELGKRVIRILRQNGPFLVLHLRYEMDMLAFSGCTQGCSNEEADDLTRMRYAYPWWKEKIINSELKRKDGLCPLTPEETALVLRALDIDRSMQIYIAAGEIYGGKRRMSTLTSAYPNVVRKETLLEPSDLMFFQNHSSQMAALDYLVSLESDIFVPTYDGNMAKVVEGHRRYMGFKKTILLDRKLIVELVDQYNNSSLRWDEFSLMLKAAHANRMGSASKRTVILDRPKEEDYFYANPQECLQDSNLLHTS, from the exons ATGGGGTGGAAGGCGGCCATGGTGGGGGGTAAGttggccggcgtcggcggcgagaagCTCAGGtgcgccgcggcgcccgccgcggcggcgcggtcgcggATGAAGCTGTGGATGGTGCGCGCCACCACCACGGTGCTCCTCTGGACCTGCGTCGTGCAGCTCACCGCCGTCGGCGACACCTGGGGCCCCCGCGTGCTCAAGGGCTGGCCCTCCTGCATCACCtcgcccgacgacgacgccgcctccgccacgctcgccgccgcccgcccggaGCCCGTCGTCGACAAGGCCGTGCTACCGCCCAAAA GAATTTATAGGAACAATGGTTATCTGATGGTCTCATGTAATGGTGGACTTAATCAAATGCGAGCTGCA ATATGTGACATGGTTGTAATTGCGAGATATTTGAATGTCACTTTGGTTGTGCCAGAGTTGGATAAGACATCATTTTGGAATGATCCAAG TGAGTTCCAAGATATATTCGATGTTGAACACTTTATAACCTCTTTAAGAGATGAAGTTCGCATATTGAGAGAACTGCCTCCAAGGGTAAAACGAAGAGTTGAACATGGGATGTACCACTCAATGCCACCAATAAGTTGGTCTGATATCTCCTATTACCATAACCAG ATTCTCCCTTTGATACGGAAGTACAAGGTTCTCCATTTGAACAGAACTGATGCTAGGCTAGCAAACAATGGTTTACCTATGGAGATTCAGAAACTGCGTTGCCGAGTAAACTATGCCTCCTTGAGATTCACTTCGCAAATTGAGGAGTTGGGAAAGAGAGTAATTAGGATACTCCGCCAAAATGGCCCTTTCTTGGTTCTTCACTTACGTTATGAAATGGATATGCTGGCTTTCTCTGGCTGTACACAAGGTTGCAGTAATGAAGAAGCAGACGACCTCACAAGAATGAG GTACGCTTATCCATGGTGGAAGGAGAAAATTATAAATTCAGAATTGAAAAGAAAGGATGGTCTTTGCCCATTGACGCCAGAGGAGACTGCCCTTGTCCTCAGGGCATTGGACATCGATAGAAGCATGCAAATATATATTGCAGCTGGAGAAATATATGGTGGAAAGCGCAGAATGTCTACTCTCACTTCAGCGTATCCTAATGTG GTGAGGAAAGAGACACTTTTGGAACCTTCTGATCTAATGTTCTTCCAGAACCACTCATCACAAATGGCAGCACTAGATTACTTGGTTTCTTTGGAAAGTGACATCTTTGTTCCTACATATGATGGCAATATGGCTAAAGTTGTCGAGGGTCATCGGAG ATACATGGGGTTCAAGAAGACAATCTTGTTAGACCGAAAACTTATTGTTGAGCTAGTAGATCAATACAACAACAGTTCTTTGCGATGGGATGAGTTCTCTTTAATGCTCAAGGCTGCCCATGCAAACCGGATGGGATCAGCTTCAAAGAGGACGGTGATTCTTGACAGACCTAAGGAAGAGGACTATTTTTATGCCAATCCCCAAGAATGCCTGCAAGATTCTAATCTCTTACATACATCATGA
- the LOC127777272 gene encoding dof zinc finger protein 4-like, whose protein sequence is MQEFHSVPGLAGRLFGGAAAVAAVEEVRCPRCDSSNTKFCYYNNYNLSQPRHFCKACRRYWTKGGLLRNVPVGGGCRKPKRPAPLPSSSFTGGGGGGGGGCGHRDSKSARSAGGGGDGSGSTASATATPAAAPASSNTLSAAVSQPSSVDALSPPPAPMFADQATAFASLFAPPPPPPSQALPAFASFTAQPKAEEDVADAPALAATEQHRSSSAASFAAHSISPPFAAARSSDGPAAAAAAAAADWAPPTAVLDAGMFDLAGDTSYWNAASWTDHDGTIYLP, encoded by the coding sequence ATGCAGGAGTTCCACTCCGTCCCCGGGCTGGCCGGCCGGCTgttcggcggcgcggcggcggtggcggcggtggaggaggtgcgGTGCCCGCGGTGCGACTCGTCGAACACCAAGTTCTGCTACTACAACAACTACAACCTCTCCCAGCCCCGCCACTTCTGCAAGGCGTGCCGCCGCTACTGGACcaagggcggcctcctccgcaacgtccccgtcggcggcggctgccgcaaGCCCAAGcgcccggcgccgctgccgtcgtcctccttcaccggcggcggcggcggcggcggcggcgggtgtggCCATCGCGACTCCAAGAGCGCACGctcagccggcggcggcggcgacggctcgggcTCGACCGCGAGCGCCACTGCGACCCCCGCTGCGGCGCCTgcgtcgtcgaacaccttgtctGCTGCTGTTTCCCAGCCAAGCAGCGTCGACGCGctgtcgccgcctccggcgccgaTGTTCGCCGACCAGGCCACGGCGTTCGCGTCGctcttcgcgccgccgccgccgccaccgtcgcagGCGCTCCCGGCCTTCGCGAGCTTCACGGCGCAGCCCAAGGCAGAGGAGGACGTCGCCGACGCACCTGCGCTCGCAGCCACGGAGCAGCACCGGTCGTCCTCGGCGGCGTCGTTCGCCGCACACAGCAtctcgccgccgttcgccgccgcacGGTCCTCGGATGGGCCGgcagcggctgccgccgccgccgccgccgactgggcGCCTCCGACGGCGGTGCTCGACGCCGGGATgttcgacctcgccggcgacacgTCGTACTGGAACGCGGCGAGCTGGACTGACCACGACGGCACGATCTACCTGCCGTAG